One stretch of Verrucomicrobiia bacterium DNA includes these proteins:
- a CDS encoding C40 family peptidase, with the protein MKGLVCIPVADLRREPVFQSERTSQALFNTPVELGEEKDTYIATTLPDRYTGWMQKSHLLYPLSNTFFSKRLKVRTPFLAVFATDRKKTNSVLTFNTAVRVFRQAGNWAAVGSDKKVLGWVKKEGLVDPAKLRFSVADLIKKGMEFFGTPYLWGGISSFGFDCSGFLFTLFDFFGRKIPRDTSQQIKIGEEIPFEHAEAGDFFFFPGHVALYVGGRKILHANLRGGGVTLDSIRKADRNYNPVIEKLTCVRRIL; encoded by the coding sequence ATGAAGGGGCTTGTCTGCATTCCGGTTGCCGATTTGCGCCGCGAGCCGGTTTTTCAATCCGAGCGGACAAGCCAGGCGTTATTCAATACGCCGGTGGAATTGGGAGAAGAAAAGGACACCTACATTGCCACAACCTTACCGGATAGATACACCGGCTGGATGCAGAAAAGCCATTTGCTTTATCCGCTTTCAAATACTTTTTTCAGCAAGCGACTGAAAGTCCGGACGCCCTTCCTTGCGGTTTTCGCCACGGATCGCAAGAAAACAAACTCCGTCCTGACTTTCAACACCGCTGTCCGCGTATTTCGACAAGCCGGAAACTGGGCGGCCGTCGGCTCTGATAAAAAGGTTTTGGGATGGGTAAAAAAGGAAGGGCTGGTTGACCCCGCAAAGCTCCGTTTTTCCGTCGCTGATTTGATAAAAAAGGGAATGGAGTTTTTTGGCACCCCCTATCTCTGGGGCGGCATTTCCTCCTTCGGTTTCGACTGCTCCGGTTTTTTGTTCACGCTGTTTGATTTCTTCGGCCGGAAAATTCCCCGTGATACTTCGCAGCAGATAAAAATCGGGGAAGAGATTCCTTTTGAGCATGCCGAAGCGGGGGATTTTTTCTTTTTCCCCGGACATGTGGCGCTTTACGTTGGCGGAAGGAAAATCCTGCACGCCAATTTGCGGGGGGGTGGGGTGACTTTGGATTCCATACGGAAAGCGGATAGGAATTATAATCCGGTTATTGAAAAATTGACCTGCGTTCGCCGAATCCTATGA
- a CDS encoding LD-carboxypeptidase, whose protein sequence is MKLVKPKALSPGATIGIVAPSSWAKDARLRRGLKWLAKTGFGVKLFLSPKLKYGYLSGPDQVRAKLFNRAFADPEVDAVICARGGYGALRMLDKIDFELVRKNPKIFVGYSDITAIHLALHTRTGLCSFHGPMAADFGAAYNRQNLLNALTSVSPLGKVQFPRGLRPKFLRPGKASGPLLGGNLSLVVKLFGTPYQPSLEGAILFLEDVSEYPHRIDGYLAQLRLAGVFRQIAGLILADFKDCAHPPKANYHMPLARIFKDFFGRAPFPVATNFPFGHSKNNFTLPLGLRATLDSRKGSLVLEEAGVV, encoded by the coding sequence ATGAAGCTGGTGAAGCCCAAGGCGCTATCCCCCGGTGCGACCATCGGCATCGTGGCCCCTTCCTCCTGGGCCAAGGATGCGCGGCTGCGGCGGGGGCTGAAGTGGCTGGCAAAAACCGGGTTTGGGGTCAAGCTGTTTTTATCCCCAAAACTGAAATACGGTTACCTTTCCGGGCCGGATCAAGTGCGCGCCAAACTTTTCAATCGGGCTTTTGCCGACCCCGAAGTGGATGCCGTCATCTGCGCGCGGGGGGGGTACGGTGCCTTGCGGATGCTGGATAAAATAGATTTTGAGCTGGTGCGCAAAAACCCGAAAATATTCGTCGGCTACTCGGATATTACCGCCATTCATCTGGCGCTCCATACGAGAACCGGTCTGTGTTCCTTTCACGGGCCGATGGCGGCGGATTTCGGCGCGGCTTACAACCGACAAAATCTTTTGAACGCCTTGACATCGGTTTCTCCATTGGGAAAAGTGCAATTTCCCCGGGGTCTTCGGCCAAAATTCCTGCGGCCGGGCAAAGCCAGCGGGCCGCTTTTGGGAGGGAATCTTTCACTGGTGGTCAAGCTTTTCGGAACGCCGTACCAGCCGTCCTTGGAGGGGGCGATACTGTTTCTCGAAGACGTTAGTGAATATCCGCATCGCATCGACGGCTATCTGGCGCAGCTCCGCTTGGCCGGGGTTTTTCGGCAGATTGCGGGGTTGATTCTGGCGGACTTCAAGGATTGCGCGCATCCCCCCAAGGCGAACTACCATATGCCGCTGGCGCGGATTTTCAAGGATTTCTTTGGGCGGGCGCCTTTTCCGGTCGCCACGAATTTCCCGTTCGGACATTCCAAGAACAATTTCACCCTGCCGCTGGGCTTGCGGGCCACCCTGGATTCGCGCAAGGGGAGTTTGGTATTGGAGGAGGCGGGCGTGGTGTGA
- a CDS encoding dipeptide epimerase → MKQLEWESYFLKLKYPFRLSRSVIEERETIFVRFGRGIGEVSYSAYYGETREGVVAAFEKVDGKLSEKANDFEKNRRVIDEWTGGVKSAQAGLEMAALDHAARLLGRPLYAYLGLAKPAAIKTTMTVALASPGEMAARAKEAAGFSALKLKVGVEGDMERVEAVRQVSSQAIRVDANGGWKVDEAIEKIRKLKELGVEFVEQPLAKDDFDGYRQLAGKAALPVWLDESVITPEDLKRFKGLASGVVLKIQKMGGIKPALEVAYLARALGMGVMLGCMVESSVGIAAGCHVASVCDYIDLDGNLLVTNDPYEGLALSGGSWQLPGGFGLGVRRK, encoded by the coding sequence GTGAAACAACTGGAATGGGAATCGTACTTCTTAAAACTCAAATATCCCTTTCGCTTGTCGCGCTCGGTTATTGAGGAGCGGGAAACCATTTTCGTGCGCTTTGGCCGGGGTATCGGCGAAGTTTCCTATTCCGCCTATTACGGCGAAACGCGGGAGGGGGTGGTTGCGGCGTTTGAAAAAGTGGACGGAAAACTATCCGAAAAGGCCAATGATTTTGAAAAAAACCGGCGGGTGATTGATGAATGGACCGGCGGCGTCAAATCGGCGCAGGCCGGGCTGGAAATGGCGGCGCTCGACCACGCCGCCCGGCTTTTGGGACGGCCGCTTTATGCCTATCTGGGACTGGCCAAACCGGCGGCCATCAAAACCACCATGACCGTTGCCTTGGCTTCGCCCGGGGAGATGGCTGCGCGGGCCAAAGAAGCCGCCGGCTTTTCCGCCTTGAAATTGAAAGTCGGGGTAGAAGGGGATATGGAACGGGTGGAAGCGGTTCGCCAAGTCAGTTCGCAAGCCATCCGAGTGGATGCCAACGGCGGCTGGAAAGTGGATGAGGCGATTGAGAAAATCAGGAAACTGAAAGAACTGGGCGTAGAGTTTGTCGAGCAGCCGCTGGCAAAGGATGATTTCGACGGTTACCGGCAATTGGCCGGAAAGGCGGCTTTGCCGGTCTGGCTGGATGAATCGGTGATTACGCCGGAGGATCTGAAAAGATTCAAGGGGCTGGCTTCCGGGGTGGTTTTGAAAATCCAGAAGATGGGAGGGATCAAGCCCGCTCTTGAAGTTGCCTACCTGGCACGGGCTTTGGGAATGGGAGTAATGCTCGGCTGTATGGTGGAATCCTCCGTCGGCATCGCTGCCGGCTGCCACGTCGCCTCGGTTTGCGATTATATTGATTTGGATGGGAATTTGCTCGTCACCAACGACCCCTATGAAGGATTGGCACTTTCCGGCGGAAGCTGGCAGCTGCCCGGCGGCTTTGGGTTGGGCGTGAGGCGGAAATGA